ACTTCATATCGTTAGCTGTAATTTTCATTACAGATCAGACTATATCTTCATCTCGCTTCGATCACTTGGAGGAGTTCGTTCATGGTGTATTTTCGTTTACCTGATTCGTTCATGGCATATGCTTTTGTGATAATTGCCGCTAATTTCACACTGTTAAGGTGTTGCAACGCTGCAATTTGATCGCATATCCAAGCAAAAGTTATATAATCATCTAACTTCTGCGTACGTAATGGATATTTCTTAAAATGTGGTAAGACTTTCGTTCTTAAATCGCCTACAGACCTGACTTCATACTTGTAAGTTTGGTCATGTTTGCTAAAACGTATAGCTCCACATCCGAAATAGTCTTGAATATCTTTCAAGACAGAAAGGCTTCTCTTGTTTTGACCTATTGAAAAACTAGGTCTCACTTCGATACCTGTTTTCATCTTAGCTCTTTTGTTGAAAGAGACAGAAAAACAACCTTCCCCATCTACAAATCCGGTAATATACCATGCTTGCTCCGTAAGCGTCGTTTCTTGTAAGCGAGAGCCAACGTATTGTACATTTTGCGTCATGTACCTCTCCTTTCGGATCAGTCGTTACGGCTTCCCCTTAGTTAAAGGGATTGCCACGAGATTACCAATCGTCTTGACCAGACGCTTAGGCTTCCTCGTTATTAGTTGGTTTACTTACATTGTGTTGCCACAATCTTCAGGCAAGTTTCTTACCTGACAAGGAATTTCGCTACCTTAGGACGGTTATAGTTACCGCCGCCGTTCACTGGGGCTTCAGTTTGTGCCGTGAAGCACGCCCCTTAACCTTCCAGCACTGGGCAGGAGTCAGCCCCTATACATCCACTTTCGTGTTAGCAGAGACCTGTGTTTTTGGTAAACAGTTGCATGGGTTCTTTCGCTGCGGCCCCGTCACACTATTTATTACTAAATGTGTTATAAAGGCTGTAGCTTTCTTCTCTCAAATCTTCGGTTGCCCTAAAAAGAAGTTATAACTTTTTAAGGACTTTTGGCTGATCTTGTAATGATCAGTGTGAGTGTTTTCAAAAAGAAAACTTGCCAATACTGTTGTTGCTATTACAACAACTCCTTCACAGTAATAAACACTGTGACGGGGCAGACCTTATCCCGAAGTTACGGTCGCTGTATTGCCGAGTTCCTTAAGAAGGGTTCTCTCGTACGCCTTGGTCTACTCGACCTGAGCACCTGTGTCGGTTTGCGGTACGGTCGGCAATATCTATACACTCACAGACTTTTCTGGTCAGCTTGGGTCACTGGAATCGTGTCCGAAAGGACACTCTCATTCGCGCTTCAGACGAATCCTAGACGCTTAGACAGTCATACCATTAGACTGCTCCAACTACCATGCCGCGAATCTGTGAGCAACAATATCGCCGGTACGGGAATATTAACCCGTTGTCCATCGCCTACGCTACGCGCCTCGGCTTAGGCCCGACTAACCCTGGGATGATTACCATGGCCCAGGAAACCTTGCTCTTTCGGCGGACAGGTTTCTCACCTGTCTTAAAGTTACTTATTCCAGCATTCTCACTTGTTGCCGCTCCACCAAACCTTACAGTTCAACTTCACTGCAGACAACAACGCTCCTCTACCACTGCCACTAATGTGACAATCCATATCTTCGGTATTACGCTTTAGCCCCGTTACATTTTCCGCGCAGGGTCTCTTGATGAGTGAGCTGTTACGCACTCTTTAAATGAATGGCTGCTTCTAAGCCAACATCCTCATTGTTTAAGAAACCCCACCTCGTTTCCCACTGAGCGTAAATTTAGGGACCTTAGATGATGGTCTGGGCTGTTTCCCTTTCGAGCGCCGAGCTTAGCCCCGACGTTCTAACTGCTGTGCTTACACAAATGGTATTCGTAGTTTATCAAGGGTGAGTACCCTCGCGGGCCTCAGTCCGAAACAGAGCTCTACCCCCACTTGCTACTACACAACGCTAGCCCTAAAGCTATTTCGAGGAGAACCAGCTATCTCCGAGTTCGATTGGCATTTCACCGCTAACCACAGGTCATCCGGGAGTTTTGCAATTCTCTACGGTTCGGCCCTCCACGTAGTTTTACCCACGCTTCAGCCTGCCCATGGTTAGGTCACCCGGTTTCGGGTCTATTAACAGATACTAATCGGCCTATTCAGCCTCGCTTTCACTACGCCTCCGGTATAAACCTTAAGCTCGCACCTGCCAATAACTCGCTGGATCGTTCTACAAAAAGCACGCCGTCACAGTCTAAAAGACCGCTCCGACTCCTTGTACGCACACAATTTCAGAATCTATTTCACTCCCCTTTCGGGGTTCTTTTTACCTTTCCCTCGCGGTACTTGTTCGCTATCGATCGTAAGATATGTTTAGCCTTGGAAGGTGGTCCTTCCAGCTTCAGTCAGAGTTTCTCGTGTTCCGACCTACTTGAGTGTCAAAACAATCTAATAAATTAGGTTGTTTCTAGGGATATATCCCACCAAATAATAAGGTTAGCGATACTTTGCATACCGGGCTCTCACCGTCTATGGCATATCGTTCCAAACATTTCTGCTCGCCTCGCTAATTTTTTACCTTACATACAGAAATGACAGTCTGTATTCTCAAGTGAGACGACTACGCGAACGTAGTATTCTCACTTGGCTATTTGATCCTCACAACCCCCTTTTAATATTCGTCTGTCAACTTATCCGTTTTGCAACGGAAACTAAAAAGGTTTGGGCTCTTCCGGGGTCGCTCGCCACTACTGCCGGAATCGTTGTTTACTTTCTTTTCCTCTCCCTACTAAGATGTTTCAGTTCAGGAGCTTACCTCTACCTATCCTATGTGTTCAGATAAGAGTGACTAGGTATGACCCTAGCCGGGTTCCCCCATTAGGACATCCGCGGTTCACCGTTTATTTGGCAACTCCCCGCGGCTTATCGCAGCCTATCACGTCCTTCTTCGGTATCTTACGTCAAGGCATCCGTTATGTGCGCTTATGTAACTTTTTATGCATTGATTTCATTAACTAGCTATTGGTGTTTACCAATAGCTGTTTGCCGTTTGTCATATTTACTACTGTATACATTATCCTGTGAGGTGTATACAGTATGCTCTAAATTGTTAAGATACTAACTTGAACAGAGATTATCTGTTAGATACCCTGTTTCAAGTCTACACGTTTGTTTAAGGATTTTTATGCGCCTCAAACAAGCGCCTAGACTTGACCCATATCATAGTAGCAACTGTCATCAATAAAGTAAAGCAATTATTGTTGCGACATTTACTACTATTTTATATCTGTTTTTATGGTTATGCTTATTTACTACGGATCGTAATTATAAGCTTCATTTTGGTGGGCGATGGAGGACTTGAACCACCGACCTCGTCATTATCTCTGTTGAGAAAATGATAAGACATAAGCCCCAACTGGTGGGCGATGGAGGACTTGAACCACCGACCTCGTCATTATCAGTGACGCGCTCTAACCAGCTGAGCTAATCGCCCATCCCAGTTGTGACTTACGAATTGTTAACTTGCATTTACAGTGACACGCTCTAACCAGCTGAGTTAATCGCCCCTGCCAATAGTTACTTAAAGTACATTTAAAAGTACTGTACCAGTGACTACCAATTGTAAGTGACACACCAGGCCACTTGTCTCGTTGTTATACACTGGTGGAGCAACGGGGACTCGAACCCCGGACCCCCTGCTTGCAAAGCAGGTGCTCTAGCCAACTGAGCTATTGCCCCATAAATACTAGCCTAACAAATTGTACCTAATAATAGCATATTTGTAAAAGTACTTATTATGCAAAAGGGTGCTTCTTGCTATACGAGAAGCACCCTTTGTACGTTAAATATTGAATAGTGCGCGTCAACGATTTTTTTGAAATCATCTGTCACCCCATAAGAGGTGATAAAGCAACAAGTGATTTCAACTTGCTACCAGACCGACCATCTCGCATAATGCGAGATTGCTACTCCCTAGAAAGGAGGTAATCCATCCGCACCTTCCGGTACGGATACCTTGTTACGACTTAACCCCAATCATCTCCCCCACCTTAGGCCGAGGCAAAGCTCAGACTTTGGGTGTTGGCGACTTTCATGGCTTGACGGGCGGTGTGTACAAGACCCGGGAACGTATTCACGGTAATGTGCTGACTCACCGTTACTAGCGATTCCGACTTCATGCAGGCGAGTTTCAGCCTGCAATCCGAACTGGGACCGGCTTTGATGGGATTTGCTCCCCCTCGCGGGTTGGCTGCCCTTTGTACCGGCCATTGTAGCGTGTTTGTAGCCCCAGACGTAAGGGCAATACTGACCTGACGTCATCCCCTCCTTCCTCCCTGTTGCCAGGGCAGTCTGTTTAGAGAAATTCAACTAAACACAAGGGTTGCGCTCGTTAATGGACTTAACCATACATCTCACGACACGAGCTGACGACGGCCATGCAACACCTGTCACTGCGTTCCCGAAGGCACAGTTTCCTTTCGGAAGCCTTCGCAGGATGTCAAGTCTGGGTAAGGTTCTTCGCTTACCATCGAATTAAACAACACGCTCCACCGCTTGTGCGGGTCCCCGTCAATTCCTTTGAGTTTTAATCTTGCGACCGTACTCCCCAGGCGGGATGCTTAACGCGTTAACTTCGCTACTACTCAGGTCGATGTGAGTAACAGCTAGCATCCATCGTTTACAGCGTGGACTACCGGGGTATCTAATCCCGTTTGCTACCCACGCTTTCGTGCCTTAGTGTCAGTAACGAGCCAGTAGACTGCCTACGCCATCGGTGTTCCTCCCAATATCTACGGATTTCACTCCTACACTGGGAATTCCATCTACCTCTCTCGCACTCTAGTTTGCCAGTTTGGAACGCAATAATACGGTTGAGCCGTACGCTTTCACGTCCCACTTAACAATCCACCTACGCAACTCTTTACGCCCAGTAATTCCGGATAACGCTTGGATCCTACGTATGACCGCGGCTGCTGGCACGTAGTTAGCCGATCCTTATTCATGTGTTACAGTCAAATTCTTCGCACATAAAAGCAGTTTACAACCCGAAGGCATTCATCCTGCACGCGGCGTTGCTCCATCAGGCTCTCGCCCATTGTGGAAAATTCCCTACTGCTGCCTCCCGTAGGAGTCTGGACCGTTCTCAGTTCCAGTCAGGCTGATCATCCTCTCAGACCAGCTACCGATCGTCGCCTTGGTGAGCTTTTACCTCACCAACAAGCTAATCAGACGCAGGCCACTCCCAAAGCGCATAAAGCTTTACTCCGAAGAGCATATGCGGCATTAGCCACCCTTTCGGGCAGTTATTCCTCACTTTGGGGCATGTTCCTACGCGTTACTCTGCCGTCCGCCGCTCGCCGCCAGTCCGAAGACCGCGCTGCCGCTCGACTTGCATGTATTAGGCACGCCGCCAGCGTTCATCCTGAGCCAGGATCAAACTCTCCATTAAAGAACAGACTTAAAAAAAATCTGCGCTGACTTATCTTGAAATTACTTAAAAAGAAATTTACTTATCAACTTGACGTTGACGCTGCACTATTCAATTTTTAACGTCCGATTTTTTGAGCACATTAAACAATGCGCCTCAAAATATCTTTAGTAATACTACTCTAAATCCACCGCCGGGTCAAGCATGTACGGACATTAAATGTAGTAGATTTTTCTACAATAATACTACTGTTAGCAGTCCGGTGATGATCCCAACAACCAGACCAGCTAAGACTTCTACTGGTGAGTGCCCCCGAGCATCATGCAGTACTGCAAGCTTAATATTCGTCTTTTTTGCTAGCTGCTGCAGCGCCTTGGTTTGCTCGCCAGTAGTACGTCTTACCCCCATAGCGTCGTACATGACAATTGCAGTAAATGCTACAGCTATTGCAAAATAGGCAGAACTGATTCCATATTGATACCCCACGGCTGTAGTCAAAGAACTGGTAAACGCAGCGTGCGAACTTGGCATGCCACCAGATTGAATAGCATCACTAAATTGAATACCATCTTTTCTTAGGGTAAAAATGAATTTTAATAATTGAGCTATTATCCAGCCAGCAAAAGGAGCAACTAAAATAGCATACTTATTCACTGTCGTCTGCCGTCTCTTCTACTTCTTGTAAGACCTTCGCTACCAATGCAAGAGAAACAACACTATCACCGTTATTTAAACGCATGATACGAACACCTTGAGTTGCGCGACCGAGTTCTGATATATCTTTAATGCCTAAACGTATAGTTTGCCCTTGAGAAGAAATGATAATCACCTCATTCGCTTCTTCTGTAAGATTGGCGACACCAATTAGATTACCGGTTTTTTTGTTAACAACCGCTGATCTAATACCTACACCACCCCTTTTATGAGCAGTAAACTGAGCAACCTTCGTACGCTTGCCATACCCTAGTTCGCTAATAACAAATATATTTGAATCTTCGTGAACTATATCCATGCCGATAACGTAATCGTTCGGGCGCAAACGTATTCCACGTACACCCCTAGATACTCTCCCCATAGCCCTAACTTCTTTTTCATGGAACCGTATCGCTTGACCTAACGATGTAGAAATAACTACTTCGTTATCTCCTGTGCTAAAGCGAATCCACTTTAATTCATCACCATCATCTAGGTTAATTGCTATGAGCCCAGAGGTGCGTACATTTCTGTACTGTTCGTATGCAGTTTTCTTTACAACACCCCGTACTGTTGCCATGAACAAATATCCGTTCTCTTCTGACTTGCTTACCCTTATAAGTGCACTTACTTTTTCTTCAGGCTGTAACTGCAATAGGTTTACAATAGCAACGCCCTTTGCATTGAGGCCAGTTGCTGGAATTTCGTAACCTTTTAGTCGGAATACCCTTCCTTTATTGGTAAAGAACAGCAAAAAGTCATGCGTGCTGGCAATAACAAGATGTTCTATAAGATCTTCATCTCTGGTTGTCATACCGCGACGACCCTTACCACCGCGACCTTGTCTTTTATAGTCTACAGCTGGGCTTCGTTTAATATAGTTTTCTGTTGTTAGAGTTACTACTACTTGTTCATCAGGAATTAGTTCTTCGTCACTAAACTTTCCAAGCTCTTGAGAGACTATCTTGGTACGTCGCTCATCACCGTAGCGCTCTTTAAGGTCGGCAAGTTCTTGCTTGATAATACCCAATATCTTGGTTTCATCTGCCAAAATAGCCTTGAGGTTAGTAATAAGTTTGATAAGTTCGGCAAGTTCATCTTCAATTTTTTGTCGCTCTAGACCTGTTAGTGTTCTAAGTGGCAACGCTAAGATAGATTTTGCCTGAATCTCAGACAGCTTAAATTGCTGCATAAGGTTCTTGGAAGCTTCTTCTACCGTCTTAGAAGCACGTATGACACGAATTACTTCGTCTATATTATCTAAGGCTACTTTATATCCTTCTAGTATGTGGGCACGAGCCTCTGCCTTCTTGAGCTCGAATTCAGTCCTGCGCCGTACGACAACTTGGCGATGCTTAATATATTCGTGCAATATATCACTAAGGCTCAGAACTCGTGGTTGAATACCATCAACTAACGCGAGCATATTGTAATGAAACGATGTTTGCAGTGGAGTAAGTTTATATAATTGATTCAATACTTTTTTAGGGTATGCATCTTTTTTCAGGTCTACCACAATACGCACAATACCGCGGGCACTTTCGTCTCGTAAGTCAGATATGCCGGTAATCTTTTTATCTTTTACTAAATCAGCAATTTTCTCTATAAGTGACGCTTTGTTTAGATTGTAAGGAATTTCCGATATAACAATTCTGAATGCACCTTTTTTAGAACGCTCCTGAATATCTGCCACACCCCTGACAACCACACCACCACGGCCAGTCTTATAAGCAGTTGTTAACGATTCACTACCGTACACTATGCCACCCGTAGGGAAATCAGGACCTTTCACATATTGCAATAGATCGTCGGTACTTGCTTCTGGTGTGTCTATAAGATGCGTAATCGCATCAATAATTTCACCCAAGTTATGTGGAGGTATAGACGTAGCCATTCCTACCGCTATTCCAATCTGTCCGTTTAAAAGAAGATTCGGTAAACGTGCGGGTAAGACAGTTGGTTCTTGCTTGCGGCCGTCATAGTTATCACGCCAGTCAACCGTTTCTTTATCTATATCTACGAGCATTTCTTCTGCGACCCGAGCCATACGGGCTTCTGTGTATCGCATGGCTGCTGGCGGATCTCCGTCCATAGAGCCAAAGTTACCTTGGCCATCAACCAATGTGTAACGCATAGACCAATCTTGAGCCATACGTACCATAGAATCGTAAATGGCAGAATCGCCATGCGGGTGGTAATCACCCATCACAGAACCTACCACCGTTGCGGATTTACGATGACGTGCTCCGGCACGTAGACCCTCGAGGTTCATGGTGTATAAAATACGACGATGAACAGGCTTAAGTCCATCACGTACGTCAGGTAATGCACGCGACACAATGACACTCATAGAGTAGCGTAGGTAGCTATCTTCCATGATATTTTCAACAGAGGTAAGTTCTACTTCTCTTGAATGTGTTTGAGCAGGAATAATTTCCATATCTGGTGTATCTTTTACTACATCTTCGTCCATATTATATATCCAAATCCTTTACAAATTTAGCTCGTGACTGTATAAAGTTTTTGCGCAAATCTACTTCTTCTCCCATTAACTTATTAAAGATTGCGTCTGCCTTTTCTGCATCTTCTATCTTTACTTGAATGAGCACTCTGTTTTCTGGATTCATGGTTGTTTCCCATAATTGATCGGCGTCCATTTCACCAAGACCTTTATATCTTTGCACTTCTGAAACACCTGCCTGTTTTCTAATATCATCACTAGGATCAATTGTTACGCCAGCAGCTTTTCTCGCTTCTACGAGCTCTTGCAATATAGAGTCACGCTCTTCATCTGAATAAGCATATCTCTTCTTGGTCGCACTTAGTTTAATAGCAAAGAGTGGTGGTTTTGCTAAGTACATATAACCACCCTCTATTACTGGTGCCATATATCTGAAGAAAAAGGTTAGTAGCAACGTGCTAATGTGTGATCCATCTACGTCTGCATCTGTCATGATAATAATGCGGTGATAGCGCAAGCCACTAATATCAAACTGTTCATCTATACCAACACCAAGTGCTTTAATGAGACTTACAATTTCGTTGTTTGCAAGCATTTTGTCTAATCTGGCTCGTTCTACATTCAACACTTTACCTCTGAGCGGCAAAATAGCTTGTGTCTTACTATCACGCCCACTCTTGGCGGACCCACCCGCAGAGTCACCCTCTACGAGATAAATCTCGGAATCGGCTGGATCCTTAGAAGAACAATCAGATAGTTTACCTGGCATGCTAGCGCCATCTAATACGCCTTTGCGAATGATACTATCTCTGGCGGCGCGGGCTGCTTTTCGGGCACGCGCGGCAAGCAGCGCTTTACCTATAATGCCTTTGGCGACGGCTGGGTTCTCCTCTAGGTAATATGAAAAATATTCTGACATTACTTTTTCTACGTAACCACGGATTTCAGGGTTCCCAAGTTTGTTCTTTGTTTGTCCTTCAAACTGAGGATCAGGGATTTTTACTAAAATCACAGATGTTAGACCTTCACGAACGTCATCACCAGATAAATTATCGTCTTTCTCTTTTAGGAGACTATTCTTACGTGCATAGTCATTTATTACCCTCGTAAGTGCCGCACGAAAGCCCACCATGTGTGTGCCTCCGTCTGGGTTAAAAACATTATTAGCAAACGCCTTAACGGTTTCGTTAAACGAATCGTTATACTGCAGTGCAATTTCTACACCTACGTCCTGTATTTGTTTTTCGACGTAAAATATCTTGTCACCGACTACGTCTTTGCCAATATTCAAATGGCGAACGTAACTTTGTATACCACCTTCAAAATAAAAGCAGTATTCCTGCGACGCAATGTCATCGATAACAAGCGTCTTGACCCCTTTGGTTAAGTACGCCTGGTGTCGCAAATAATCTACAACCCATTCGTAATCAAAATTTGTTTCTTGAAAAATTGTATCATCAGGCCAAAAAGTTATTGTGGTGCCTGTTTTATCTGTTTTACCAATTATCTCTAGTTCGGAAGTCGGTACACCTTTTTCGTACGTCTGTTGATACGTTTTGCCATCTTTATAGACTTGGGCAATCATTCGGTTTGATAGCGCATTCACAACGCTAAGACCAACACCGTGCAAACCACTGGAGACTTTATAACCACCACCACCGAATTTTCCACCCGCGTGCAAAATGGTAAGAACAGTTTCTAGTGTACTTTTGCCTGTTTTAGGGTGGATGTCTATTGGGATACCCCTCCCATCATCAGACACTTCTACGCCACCATCTGCCAATAATCGGACGCGCACTTCACTCGCATGACCAGCAATAGCTTCGTCTACGGAGTTGTCGGCAATTTCTTTTATTAAGTGATGAAGCCCATCACGACCCGTACCACCAATATACATACCCGGTCTTTTACGAACAGGCTCTAAGCCTTCTAACACTTGAATCTGGCCGGCATCGTAAGACGCTGCGGCCGCAGCTGTTTGTTTACTCATACCCTACTACTTACTCTCTCTGTTTAGTATCACACTCAATTATATATTTTTCAGGGCAATGTTTCAACCATAAGAATATTGCCTTTTAGTGTAATAACTGGTTATATAAAAGGGTACAATAATTGTTCATTAGTATATATACAAAAATGTTTCGAAAATTAATATCAAACCTACCATTCCAACCTTCTTTGCTATCAGATGTAGCCTTTTATGCGCATAGGCTCAAGCAGGAGCACGCTATACGACGTATTGGTTTTATATTAATACTGGTTGGCTTTGGCATACAGATTTTTGCTGTCGCTTTTCCACCAGAAGCCTCGTTAGCCACCAACACATCAGACATAGTATACGGAGCAACTACTAAAAAAGATGTGTTACGTGCGTATCGTAATAACCAAGACACGCAAGGCCGAAAAGACATAAGAGCAATTTTTGATCATTACGGTATCGGCGAAGCTCAAATTGAAAACGCAACCAAAACTACTATTAAAGATAACAACTCAAACTACATAAACACTTCTAGAAGCACTACCAAATATGCAGATACCTTTGTGCCAATTCAAGGAGCCATAGATGGTGGAATTTATGAATTTCCCCTTAAATATTGGCGCAAAAACGAATTCCCAAACGGTTACCCTGCTCTAACAGGAATATCTACGTACGGATTTAGGTTTTGGATATTACTTAAAGGTTGCGGAAATATTGTGTACGAAAAAGGTGCTAAAAAACCGAACTTTGAAATAACCAAACAACTAACTTCTAAATCTACCATCAATGAGGGAGAAAAGAGTACATACGACATTAGATTCCGTAATACTGGTGCTATTGCGAGTAACCAGACAAAAATTACCG
The Candidatus Nomurabacteria bacterium DNA segment above includes these coding regions:
- a CDS encoding divergent PAP2 family protein, yielding MNKYAILVAPFAGWIIAQLLKFIFTLRKDGIQFSDAIQSGGMPSSHAAFTSSLTTAVGYQYGISSAYFAIAVAFTAIVMYDAMGVRRTTGEQTKALQQLAKKTNIKLAVLHDARGHSPVEVLAGLVVGIITGLLTVVLL
- the gyrA gene encoding DNA gyrase subunit A, with the protein product MDEDVVKDTPDMEIIPAQTHSREVELTSVENIMEDSYLRYSMSVIVSRALPDVRDGLKPVHRRILYTMNLEGLRAGARHRKSATVVGSVMGDYHPHGDSAIYDSMVRMAQDWSMRYTLVDGQGNFGSMDGDPPAAMRYTEARMARVAEEMLVDIDKETVDWRDNYDGRKQEPTVLPARLPNLLLNGQIGIAVGMATSIPPHNLGEIIDAITHLIDTPEASTDDLLQYVKGPDFPTGGIVYGSESLTTAYKTGRGGVVVRGVADIQERSKKGAFRIVISEIPYNLNKASLIEKIADLVKDKKITGISDLRDESARGIVRIVVDLKKDAYPKKVLNQLYKLTPLQTSFHYNMLALVDGIQPRVLSLSDILHEYIKHRQVVVRRRTEFELKKAEARAHILEGYKVALDNIDEVIRVIRASKTVEEASKNLMQQFKLSEIQAKSILALPLRTLTGLERQKIEDELAELIKLITNLKAILADETKILGIIKQELADLKERYGDERRTKIVSQELGKFSDEELIPDEQVVVTLTTENYIKRSPAVDYKRQGRGGKGRRGMTTRDEDLIEHLVIASTHDFLLFFTNKGRVFRLKGYEIPATGLNAKGVAIVNLLQLQPEEKVSALIRVSKSEENGYLFMATVRGVVKKTAYEQYRNVRTSGLIAINLDDGDELKWIRFSTGDNEVVISTSLGQAIRFHEKEVRAMGRVSRGVRGIRLRPNDYVIGMDIVHEDSNIFVISELGYGKRTKVAQFTAHKRGGVGIRSAVVNKKTGNLIGVANLTEEANEVIIISSQGQTIRLGIKDISELGRATQGVRIMRLNNGDSVVSLALVAKVLQEVEETADDSE
- the gyrB gene encoding DNA topoisomerase (ATP-hydrolyzing) subunit B; translated protein: MSKQTAAAAASYDAGQIQVLEGLEPVRKRPGMYIGGTGRDGLHHLIKEIADNSVDEAIAGHASEVRVRLLADGGVEVSDDGRGIPIDIHPKTGKSTLETVLTILHAGGKFGGGGYKVSSGLHGVGLSVVNALSNRMIAQVYKDGKTYQQTYEKGVPTSELEIIGKTDKTGTTITFWPDDTIFQETNFDYEWVVDYLRHQAYLTKGVKTLVIDDIASQEYCFYFEGGIQSYVRHLNIGKDVVGDKIFYVEKQIQDVGVEIALQYNDSFNETVKAFANNVFNPDGGTHMVGFRAALTRVINDYARKNSLLKEKDDNLSGDDVREGLTSVILVKIPDPQFEGQTKNKLGNPEIRGYVEKVMSEYFSYYLEENPAVAKGIIGKALLAARARKAARAARDSIIRKGVLDGASMPGKLSDCSSKDPADSEIYLVEGDSAGGSAKSGRDSKTQAILPLRGKVLNVERARLDKMLANNEIVSLIKALGVGIDEQFDISGLRYHRIIIMTDADVDGSHISTLLLTFFFRYMAPVIEGGYMYLAKPPLFAIKLSATKKRYAYSDEERDSILQELVEARKAAGVTIDPSDDIRKQAGVSEVQRYKGLGEMDADQLWETTMNPENRVLIQVKIEDAEKADAIFNKLMGEEVDLRKNFIQSRAKFVKDLDI